The following are encoded together in the Xanthomonas sacchari genome:
- a CDS encoding SulP family inorganic anion transporter: MTEHAPAGASALARYLRGGAFGRDLLASVVVFLVALPLCMGIAIASGMPPAAGLITGIVGGLVVGLIAGSPLQVSGPAAGLAVLVFELVRAHGVAALGPVILLAGAIQLLAGLCRAGVWFRMTSPAVVAGMLSGIGILIVASQVHVLLDAAPKARGLENFAALPAVLWRALDAGVGRAALLVGLGTIAIMLAWERLRPQRLRFVPGALLAVVAMTALVQVQALDVRKVDVPANLLSAIRVPSLDDLLGVLDATLLLSALTFAFIASAETLLSAAAVDRMHQGPRTQYDRELAAQGVGNMLCGLLGALPMTGVIVRSAANVQAGAATRVSTMLHAGWLLVFALLLPWLLRMTPVACLAGILVYTGLKMVKLGQVRELAAYGRGTAAIYLATTFAIVATDLLTGVLIGFALSLLRLALQQSRLTVGVHAHEDAGDAGAGEGAGKLRLSLEGSATFLRVPTMARTLERLPPNTELHLDVARLRHVDHACLELLRDWSRNAAARGCALVVDWKELDRRVEGQRAA; this comes from the coding sequence ATGACAGAGCACGCTCCGGCCGGCGCTTCCGCGCTGGCCCGTTACCTGCGCGGCGGCGCCTTCGGCCGCGACCTGCTGGCCTCGGTGGTGGTCTTCCTGGTCGCCTTGCCGCTGTGCATGGGCATCGCGATCGCCTCGGGCATGCCGCCCGCCGCCGGCCTGATCACCGGCATCGTCGGCGGCCTGGTAGTCGGGTTGATCGCCGGCTCGCCGCTGCAGGTCAGCGGACCGGCGGCGGGACTGGCGGTGCTGGTGTTCGAACTGGTCCGCGCGCACGGCGTGGCGGCGCTGGGACCGGTGATCCTGCTGGCCGGCGCGATCCAACTGTTGGCCGGGCTGTGCCGCGCCGGCGTGTGGTTCCGCATGACCTCGCCGGCGGTGGTCGCCGGCATGCTGTCGGGCATCGGCATCCTGATCGTCGCCTCGCAGGTGCACGTGCTGCTGGACGCCGCACCGAAGGCACGCGGCCTGGAGAACTTCGCCGCGTTGCCGGCGGTGCTGTGGCGCGCGCTGGACGCCGGCGTGGGCCGCGCCGCCCTGCTGGTCGGCCTTGGCACCATCGCGATCATGCTGGCGTGGGAGCGGCTGCGCCCGCAGCGCCTGCGCTTCGTGCCCGGCGCCTTGCTGGCGGTGGTGGCGATGACCGCGCTGGTGCAGGTGCAGGCGCTGGACGTGCGCAAGGTGGACGTGCCGGCCAACCTGCTCTCGGCGATCCGCGTGCCGAGCCTGGACGACCTGCTCGGCGTGCTCGATGCCACGCTGCTGCTGTCGGCGCTCACCTTCGCCTTCATCGCCAGCGCCGAGACCCTGCTGTCGGCGGCGGCGGTGGACCGCATGCACCAGGGGCCGCGCACCCAGTACGACCGCGAGCTGGCCGCGCAGGGCGTGGGCAACATGCTGTGCGGCTTGCTCGGCGCGTTGCCGATGACCGGGGTGATCGTGCGCAGCGCGGCCAACGTGCAGGCCGGCGCGGCGACGCGTGTGTCGACCATGCTGCACGCGGGGTGGCTGCTGGTGTTCGCGCTGTTGCTGCCATGGCTGCTGCGGATGACGCCGGTGGCGTGCCTGGCCGGCATCCTAGTTTATACCGGGCTGAAGATGGTCAAGCTGGGGCAGGTGCGCGAACTGGCCGCCTATGGTCGCGGCACCGCCGCCATCTACCTGGCGACGACCTTCGCCATCGTCGCCACCGACCTGCTGACCGGTGTGCTGATCGGCTTTGCGTTGTCGCTGTTGCGGCTGGCGCTGCAGCAGTCGCGGCTGACGGTGGGGGTGCATGCGCATGAAGATGCCGGCGACGCGGGCGCGGGCGAGGGGGCCGGCAAGCTGCGCCTGTCGCTGGAAGGCTCGGCCACGTTCCTGCGCGTGCCGACGATGGCGCGGACCCTGGAGCGGCTGCCGCCGAATACCGAGCTGCACCTGGACGTGGCGCGGCTACGCCATGTCGACCACGCGTGCCTGGAACTGCTGCGCGACTGGAGCCGCAACGCCGCGGCCCGCGGCTGCGCGCTGGTGGTGGACTGGAAGGAACTGGACAGGCGCGTGGAAGGGCAGCGTGCGGCGTAG
- a CDS encoding FKBP-type peptidyl-prolyl cis-trans isomerase, with amino-acid sequence MKLRSIAVAVAALALSGNAFAQDTSSEKGKLSYYFGYDYGNNLAELTGRGEQLDINAVVKGLQDAYAKKQPAVSADQLKPAVEAFQKREQARAQQAKADYEKAAAENKTKSDQFMAQNKAKAGVQTLPSGVQYRVIEAGTGAKPTQASTVQLEVAGPYPFGQRPAQARPAQQIPAIKVSEVEMQAMRDTLLQMPAGSKWEVTLPPDKAYGADPRTPFPPNVAVQFEIKLVSVK; translated from the coding sequence ATGAAGTTGCGTTCTATTGCGGTCGCTGTCGCGGCCCTCGCCCTGAGCGGCAATGCGTTCGCCCAGGACACCTCGTCCGAGAAGGGCAAGCTGAGCTATTACTTCGGCTACGACTACGGCAACAACCTTGCCGAACTCACCGGCCGCGGCGAGCAGCTCGATATCAATGCGGTGGTGAAGGGCTTGCAGGACGCCTACGCCAAGAAGCAGCCGGCGGTCAGCGCCGACCAGCTGAAGCCGGCGGTGGAAGCGTTCCAGAAGCGCGAGCAGGCCCGCGCCCAGCAGGCCAAGGCCGACTACGAGAAGGCCGCTGCCGAGAACAAGACCAAGAGCGACCAGTTCATGGCTCAGAACAAGGCCAAGGCTGGCGTGCAGACCCTGCCCAGCGGCGTGCAGTACCGCGTGATCGAGGCCGGCACCGGCGCCAAGCCGACCCAGGCCAGCACGGTGCAGTTGGAAGTGGCCGGTCCGTACCCGTTCGGCCAGCGCCCGGCGCAGGCGCGTCCGGCTCAGCAGATCCCGGCGATCAAGGTCAGCGAAGTCGAGATGCAGGCCATGCGCGACACGCTGCTGCAGATGCCGGCCGGCTCCAAGTGGGAAGTGACCCTGCCGCCGGACAAGGCCTACGGTGCCGACCCGCGTACGCCGTTCCCGCCGAACGTGGCGGTGCAGTTCGAGATCAAGCTGGTCAGCGTCAAGTAA
- the nth gene encoding endonuclease III, translated as MSATASTSASTPARRGRLLSKDEIHELFSRLSELNPSPTTELEYSTPFELLIAVILSAQATDVGVNKATRRLYPVANTPAAILALGEDGLKRYISTIGLFNAKAKNVIATCRILVEQHGGEVPRARAALEALPGVGRKTANVVLNTAFGEPTMAVDTHIFRVANRTGLAPGKDVRAVEDSLLKRVPAQFLQDAHHWLILHGRYVCKARKPDCPQCAIRDLCRYKDKTPG; from the coding sequence ATGAGTGCGACCGCGAGCACGAGCGCAAGCACGCCTGCACGGCGCGGACGCCTGCTGAGCAAGGACGAGATCCACGAGTTGTTCTCGCGCCTGTCCGAACTCAATCCCAGCCCGACCACCGAGCTGGAATACAGCACCCCGTTCGAACTGCTGATCGCGGTGATCCTCTCGGCACAGGCCACCGACGTCGGCGTCAACAAGGCCACCCGTCGCCTGTATCCGGTGGCGAACACGCCCGCCGCGATCCTGGCGCTGGGCGAGGACGGGCTGAAGCGCTACATCTCCACCATCGGCCTGTTCAACGCCAAGGCCAAGAACGTCATCGCCACCTGCCGCATCCTGGTCGAGCAGCACGGCGGCGAGGTGCCGCGTGCGCGCGCCGCGCTGGAAGCGCTGCCCGGGGTCGGCCGCAAGACCGCCAACGTGGTGCTCAACACCGCGTTCGGCGAGCCGACCATGGCGGTGGACACGCACATCTTCCGTGTCGCCAATCGCACCGGGCTGGCTCCGGGCAAGGACGTGCGCGCGGTCGAAGACTCCCTGCTCAAGCGGGTGCCGGCGCAGTTCCTGCAGGACGCGCACCACTGGCTGATCCTGCACGGCCGCTACGTGTGCAAGGCGCGCAAGCCCGACTGCCCGCAGTGCGCGATCCGCGACCTGTGCCGGTACAAGGACAAGACGCCGGGTTGA
- a CDS encoding carbonic anhydrase, which produces MQRLLDGFRHFRNEVYPRQRGLFRQLAAGQTPHTLFITCADSRVMPELMFAAQPGELFVYRNIGNVVPPYSQHVSGVVAAIEYAVAVLQVEHIVICGHTDCGAMKAVLNPASLQDVPTVAAWLKHTDSARQVAAQHGHAAHAEDALHCLTEENVVAQLDHLRTQPVVAARLARGALRIHGWIYDIGHGEIRAFDAAQGRFLPLLPEAGRRPPDATPPPRLAPVLRNVAV; this is translated from the coding sequence ATGCAACGTCTGCTCGACGGTTTCCGCCATTTCCGCAACGAGGTCTATCCGCGCCAGCGCGGGCTGTTCCGGCAACTCGCCGCCGGCCAGACCCCGCACACGCTGTTCATCACCTGCGCCGATTCGCGGGTGATGCCGGAACTGATGTTCGCCGCGCAGCCCGGCGAGCTGTTCGTCTACCGCAACATCGGCAACGTGGTGCCGCCGTACTCGCAGCACGTCAGCGGCGTGGTCGCGGCGATCGAGTACGCGGTGGCGGTGCTGCAGGTCGAGCACATCGTGATCTGCGGCCATACCGATTGCGGCGCGATGAAGGCCGTGCTCAATCCCGCGTCGCTGCAGGACGTGCCGACCGTGGCGGCCTGGCTCAAGCACACCGACAGCGCGCGCCAGGTCGCCGCGCAGCACGGCCATGCCGCGCATGCCGAGGATGCGCTGCACTGCCTGACCGAGGAGAACGTGGTGGCGCAACTGGATCACCTGCGCACGCAGCCGGTGGTGGCGGCGCGGTTGGCGCGCGGCGCGCTGCGCATCCACGGCTGGATCTACGACATCGGCCATGGCGAGATCCGCGCCTTCGACGCCGCGCAGGGGCGGTTCCTGCCGCTGCTGCCGGAGGCCGGCCGGCGCCCGCCCGATGCCACGCCGCCGCCGCGCCTGGCGCCGGTCCTGCGCAACGTCGCCGTCTGA
- a CDS encoding enoyl-CoA hydratase/isomerase family protein — translation MSGTPVLADTQGAIRILTVNRADKLNALNRQVLQALDAAFADAANDPKIRVVVLTGAGEKAFVAGADIAEMNELTPVQGRDFSQLGQRLMRRIERMPKPVLAMVNGFALGGGLELAMACHLRVAADGARLGQPEINLGLIPGFGGTQRLLRLVGRAAALELCLLGAPIDAARALQLGLVNRVVAAGDLQATTLQLAQQLADAAPLALRGILDAIQIGGESAIEQGLEYETAQFGLLFSSDDMREGTRAFLERRPPQFRNR, via the coding sequence ATGTCCGGCACGCCGGTCCTCGCCGATACCCAGGGTGCGATCCGCATCCTCACCGTGAATCGAGCCGACAAGCTCAACGCCTTGAATCGCCAGGTTTTGCAGGCGCTGGATGCGGCCTTCGCCGACGCCGCGAACGACCCGAAGATCCGCGTGGTGGTGCTGACCGGCGCCGGCGAGAAGGCCTTCGTGGCCGGCGCCGACATCGCCGAAATGAACGAACTGACACCGGTGCAGGGCCGCGATTTCTCGCAACTGGGCCAGCGCCTGATGCGCCGGATCGAGCGCATGCCCAAGCCGGTGCTGGCGATGGTCAACGGTTTCGCCCTCGGCGGCGGGCTGGAACTGGCGATGGCCTGCCACCTGCGCGTGGCCGCCGACGGCGCCCGCCTGGGCCAGCCGGAGATCAATCTCGGGCTGATCCCCGGCTTCGGCGGCACCCAGCGCCTGCTGCGGCTGGTCGGCCGCGCCGCGGCGCTGGAACTGTGCCTGCTCGGCGCGCCGATCGACGCGGCGCGCGCACTGCAGTTGGGCCTGGTCAACCGCGTGGTCGCCGCCGGCGACCTGCAGGCGACCACGCTGCAGTTGGCGCAGCAACTGGCCGATGCCGCGCCACTGGCGCTGCGCGGCATCCTCGACGCGATCCAGATCGGCGGCGAAAGCGCGATCGAGCAGGGACTGGAGTACGAGACCGCGCAATTCGGCCTGCTGTTCTCCAGCGACGACATGCGCGAAGGCACCCGCGCCTTCCTGGAGCGGCGCCCGCCGCAGTTCCGCAACCGCTGA